One Prinia subflava isolate CZ2003 ecotype Zambia chromosome 9, Cam_Psub_1.2, whole genome shotgun sequence DNA segment encodes these proteins:
- the SCD gene encoding stearoyl-CoA desaturase, protein MPAHLLQEEEFSSTSSTTAVGTVTSRVTRNGNAVTEKDLPNHEDLAGDRGMIDDIFDETYREKEGPKPPLRYVWRNIILMSLLHLGALFALTLIPSAKIQTLAWGVLCFLVSALGITAGSHRLWSHRSYKATLPLRIFLTIANSMAFQNDIYEWVRDHRVHHKFSETDADPHNAMRGFFFSHIGWLLVRKHPDVIEKGQKLDLSDIKADKVVMFQRRYYKPSVVLLCFTLPTVVPWYFWDESIIISFFIPAILRYAVGLNATWLVNSAAHMFGNRPYDQNINPRENPLVSLGALGEGFHNYHHTFPYDYSTSEFGWRFNFTTAFIDLMCLLGLASDRKKVSKEVILARKMRTGDGSHKSG, encoded by the exons ATGCCCGCGCacttgctgcaggaggag GAGTTCTCCTCCACCTCCAGCACCACTGCTGTTGGCACAGTCACCTCCCGGGTGACCAGGAATGGAAATGCCGTCACGGAGAAGGACTTACCCAATCATGAGGACTTGGCAGGAGACCGGGGCATGATAGACGATATCTTTGATGAGACGTACCGGGAGAAAGAGGGCCCCAAGCCCCCGCTGCGATACGTCTGGAGGAATATCATCCTCATGAGCCTGCTGCACCTGGGGGCCCTATTCGCATTGACACTGATACCGTCTGCAAAGATCCAGACACTGGCATGGG GTGTTCTGTGTTTCCTGGTGAGCGCTCTGGGGATCACAGCTGGATCTCACCGCCTCTGGAGTCACCGGTCCTACAAAGCCACGCTGCCCCTGCGCATCTTCCTGACTATTGCGAACTCCATGGCCTTCCAG AATGACATCTACGAGTGGGTTCGGGACCACCGTGTCCATCACAAGTTCTCCGAAACAGACGCAGACCCGCACAACGCCATGCGGGGCTTCTTCTTCTCCCACATTGGCTGGCTGCTTGTGCGCAAGCACCCCGATGTCATCGAGAAGGGACAGAAGCTGGACCTGAGTGACATAAAGGCTGACAAAGTGGTGATGTTCCAGCGCAG ATACTACAAGCCGTCAGTGGTGTTGCTGTGCTTCACACTGCCAACTGTAGTGCCCTGGTACTTCTGGGATGAATCCATCATCATCAGCTTCTTCATTCCAGCCATCCTGCGCTACGCTGTAGGGCTCAATGCCACTTGGCTAGTGAACAGTGCTGCTCACATGTTTGGCAACCGGCCGTATGACCAGAACATCAACCCGCGCGAGAACCCCCTGGTCAGCCTGGGGGCCCTAG GAGAAGGCTTCCACAACTACCACCACACCTTCCCCTATGACTACTCCACCAGTGAGTTTGGCTGGCGCTTCAACTTTACCACAGCCTTCATTGACCTCATGTGCCTCCTGGGGCTGGCCAGCGATCGCAAGAAGGTCTCCAAGGAGGTCATCCTGGCTCGGAAAATGCGGACTGGAGATGGAAGTCACAAGAGTGGCTGA